One window of the Runella slithyformis DSM 19594 genome contains the following:
- a CDS encoding SLBB domain-containing protein, which translates to MISKFQLLSVLLFFFTWTKGSFTQAQSKVEQLSDSQVKAFYERAKSGGMSEMQIEQAALAQGFTLSDISLMRKRLAEVQNKENNLESDTTENTKATRQQIGQLSKRVIKKDSAKLPKKEPLKIFGSDLFNTEGLSFEPSLRIATPKNYQLGPDDELLVEIYGDAKGSYRLKVSPEGTVKVLNLAPIYISGLSVEEARDKIVSRLRQSYSGLNSGGSFASINLGNIRSIRVMVTGEVVKPGVYTVSSLATAFNALYLCGGPNKNGSFRTVNVVRNNKIVRVIDIYDFLLRANQADNIILQDQDIIQVPFYLTRVELDGEIKRPAIYELKKGESLQQLVDLAGGFNEQAYQSSVTLRRNTEKARKVVTVDRKDFTGFLPQSGDIVNVGKILDRYENKVVIEGAVFRPGEYALGENLKTLKDLLKQSEGVREDAFLNRAIIHREKPNREPEVLAVSLGKILNNEMPDIELRAQDSIVVKSVKDLREEYFVTIMGEINTPGDFEYADHMTVSDLIAQANGLSEGAIDSRIEIARRIKDTNLSEVTDNVMMQIITLKINRDLSLSNNDKQLQLQPFDIVYIRKSTRYDKQRSVVILGEVNYPGTYAIQNSGERITQLIERAGGPKSTGYLPNAIFRRSGERIALDIQRVVENPSLESNIILEEGDTIYIPERSELVRIEGAVLNPSTVNFSKGFTYSNYLSQAGGYGDRAKKSRVYVTYANGYTERSRKFLFFNVRPRIQPGSIITVPYKPKDERRSDLTGPVILSFTGTLILAAVTLISRL; encoded by the coding sequence GTGATTTCTAAATTTCAATTATTAAGCGTTTTACTATTCTTTTTTACCTGGACAAAAGGGAGCTTTACCCAAGCCCAATCTAAAGTAGAGCAACTGAGCGATTCTCAGGTAAAAGCATTTTACGAAAGAGCTAAATCCGGCGGGATGTCGGAAATGCAAATTGAACAGGCCGCTCTGGCACAAGGCTTTACGCTCTCCGATATTTCACTGATGAGAAAGCGATTGGCCGAGGTACAGAACAAAGAAAACAACCTCGAAAGTGATACTACTGAAAATACAAAAGCAACCCGGCAGCAGATCGGACAGTTAAGTAAGCGGGTCATAAAAAAAGACTCCGCCAAGCTCCCAAAAAAAGAACCCCTCAAAATATTTGGCAGTGATTTATTCAATACCGAAGGCCTTTCCTTTGAACCCAGTCTTCGAATCGCCACACCGAAAAATTATCAATTAGGCCCGGATGATGAGCTGCTGGTTGAAATTTATGGCGATGCCAAAGGCTCTTACCGGCTGAAAGTAAGTCCGGAAGGAACCGTTAAAGTATTGAATCTTGCCCCCATTTATATCAGTGGCCTATCGGTAGAGGAAGCACGGGATAAAATCGTCAGCCGTCTTCGGCAATCTTACTCCGGACTGAACTCCGGCGGCTCATTTGCTTCCATCAATTTGGGAAATATTCGAAGTATCAGAGTGATGGTCACGGGAGAAGTGGTAAAACCGGGCGTCTATACCGTATCATCGCTGGCTACGGCTTTCAATGCTTTGTATCTATGCGGCGGCCCCAATAAGAATGGTTCTTTTCGGACCGTTAATGTAGTCCGTAACAATAAGATTGTTCGTGTCATTGACATTTACGATTTCCTTCTTCGTGCCAATCAGGCCGACAACATCATTCTACAGGATCAAGACATCATTCAGGTTCCTTTTTATCTTACGCGGGTAGAATTGGATGGTGAGATCAAGCGCCCTGCTATTTATGAACTGAAAAAAGGGGAATCCCTCCAACAGTTAGTTGATTTAGCGGGGGGATTCAACGAACAGGCCTACCAATCGTCTGTTACACTACGCCGGAATACCGAAAAGGCGCGCAAAGTAGTGACGGTTGACAGAAAAGACTTTACCGGCTTCCTGCCGCAAAGCGGTGATATCGTTAACGTAGGTAAGATTCTAGACCGATACGAAAACAAAGTAGTCATTGAGGGTGCCGTCTTTCGTCCGGGAGAATATGCATTGGGAGAGAATCTTAAAACCCTGAAAGACCTCCTTAAGCAATCAGAGGGCGTACGCGAAGATGCTTTTCTAAACCGAGCGATCATTCACCGCGAAAAACCCAATAGAGAGCCTGAGGTACTTGCCGTGTCACTTGGTAAAATTTTAAATAATGAAATGCCGGATATTGAGTTGAGAGCGCAGGACAGCATTGTAGTTAAATCCGTCAAAGACTTACGCGAGGAGTATTTTGTCACGATCATGGGAGAGATAAATACCCCCGGTGATTTTGAATACGCCGACCACATGACGGTCTCTGACTTAATTGCGCAGGCCAACGGCCTATCCGAAGGAGCCATTGACAGTCGTATTGAGATTGCAAGACGTATCAAAGACACCAACCTTTCCGAGGTGACCGATAACGTAATGATGCAAATCATTACGTTGAAAATCAATCGGGATCTTTCCCTGTCTAACAATGACAAACAACTTCAGCTCCAACCCTTTGATATTGTTTATATCCGCAAATCAACCCGCTATGATAAACAGCGTAGTGTAGTGATCCTTGGGGAGGTCAACTATCCCGGAACATATGCCATCCAAAATTCCGGTGAGCGTATCACACAACTCATAGAGCGGGCCGGCGGGCCCAAATCAACGGGGTACCTTCCCAATGCTATCTTTCGCAGATCGGGTGAACGAATAGCACTTGATATACAACGTGTCGTTGAAAATCCATCGTTGGAAAGTAATATAATACTGGAAGAAGGAGATACCATTTACATTCCTGAACGCTCAGAATTGGTTCGTATTGAAGGTGCCGTATTGAACCCCTCAACCGTTAACTTTTCCAAAGGGTTTACCTATTCAAATTATCTTTCACAGGCAGGTGGGTACGGAGACCGTGCCAAAAAAAGCCGGGTATACGTTACCTATGCCAATGGATATACCGAACGCAGCCGTAAGTTTTTATTTTTCAATGTTCGCCCTCGAATCCAGCCGGGCAGCATTATCACCGTCCCTTACAAACCCAAAGATGAACGCAGATCTGATTTAACCGGTCCCGTGATCCTATCATTTACCGGTACATTAATTTTGGCCGCCGTAACGCTGATTTCAAGATTATAA